Proteins encoded together in one Mugil cephalus isolate CIBA_MC_2020 chromosome 16, CIBA_Mcephalus_1.1, whole genome shotgun sequence window:
- the dlx4b gene encoding homeobox protein Dlx4b encodes MMSVGFMPDSLNGSDPSKSAFLEFSHGHPAHQQHSPGLSHIYPVHGLHAAGHSQHESPFPGNTSYGRSLGYAYPGAMNPHPPSAYMPYQHSNHSNSSSLAHSRLEQTDRDRSTVIESRDLRLNGKGKKLRKPRTIYSSLQLQALHQRFQQTQYLALPERADLAAKLGLTQTQVKIWFQNKRSKYKKIMKHGSGSEGEHLHGTSSLSPCSPALPQLWEVSMANKGAPVHPNNYMNSFGHWYPNHHPHQDAMPRPQMM; translated from the exons ATGATGTCTGTGGGTTTCATGCCTGACAGTCTGAATGGCTCGGATCCCTCCAAATCTGCCTTTCTGGAATTTAGCCATGGACATCCGGCGCATCAGCAGCACTCTCCCGGACTCTCTCATATTTACCCCGTCCATGGCTTGCACGCTGCTGGGCATTCCCAGCACGAAAGTCCTTTTCCCGGCAACACGTCCTACGGCCGCTCTTTGGGCTACGCCTACCCAGGCGCGATGAACCCTCATCCCCCGTCTGCTTACATGCCCTACCAGCACAGCaatcacagcaacagcagcagtttggCCCACAGCAGATTAGAGCAGACAG ACCGCGACAGGTCCACTGTGATTGAAAGCAGGGACCTTCGACTAAATGGCAAGGGGAAGAAACTCCGGAAGCCTCGGACCATCTACTCCAGCCTGCAGCTGCAGGCTCTGCACCAGCGCTTCCAGCAGACCCAGTACCTGGCCTTACCGGAGCGCGCTGACTTGGCGGCGAAGCTGGGGCTCACCCAGACTCAG GTGAAAATATGGTTTCAAAATAAGCGCTCCAAGTATAAAAAGATCATGAAGCATGGCAGCGGATCAGAGGGAGAACATCTCCACGGCACCAGCTCGCTGTCTCCCTGCTCGCCCGCGTTGCCTCAGCTATGGGAGGTCTCCATGGCGAACAAAGGAGCCCCAGTGCACCCGAACAATTACATGAACAGTTTCGGCCACTGGTATCCGAACCACCACCCTCACCAGGACGCGATGCCCAGGCCTCAGATGATGTGA